The Pricia mediterranea genome includes a window with the following:
- a CDS encoding DUF2061 domain-containing protein produces MEKVSFKRHFAKTVTWRIVGTLDTIVLSWVITGNPLTGLKIGGSELITKMLLYYVHERVWIRLGIIDSRRRHLIKTVTWRIIGTFDTIILSWFITGSAQTGLQIGLIEVLTKMILYYFHERAWYRIDFGLNKRAEK; encoded by the coding sequence ATGGAAAAAGTTTCCTTCAAAAGGCATTTTGCCAAAACCGTTACATGGCGTATTGTTGGAACGTTGGACACCATTGTGTTATCTTGGGTGATAACTGGAAATCCCCTTACAGGACTTAAAATAGGAGGTTCTGAACTGATAACTAAAATGTTGTTATACTATGTCCATGAAAGAGTTTGGATTCGACTCGGTATAATAGACAGTCGTAGAAGACACCTTATTAAAACTGTGACTTGGCGAATAATCGGTACTTTTGATACCATCATTCTTTCCTGGTTCATCACGGGAAGTGCACAAACCGGGTTGCAAATTGGATTGATAGAAGTTTTGACGAAAATGATATTGTATTATTTTCATGAACGAGCTTGGTATCGTATTGATTTTGGATTAAATAAAAGAGCTGAAAAATGA
- a CDS encoding glycosyltransferase family 4 protein, with the protein MNKKKIAFITHGMQSGGSERVISILSNSLSKYFEVFIIIMIDSPSFYELRPEVTLLHCKEGPKPSKGIFEALKSNFNTYKAILKYLRDEKIDLAIGFLTTNNILTTLAAKRLEKPVIISERNNPLAQTATIGFFWKTLRRLLYPRADVLTVQTSRVKAFYTSFVKEQKLVTIPNPINPEFDRTISVKKKNVILNVGSLENQKGQDILIRAFYEAQLQNWQLHIVGEGSQRDKLTELIKKLNLQESVFLLGKKSNIAEYYSSSKIFAFSSRYEGFPNALLEAMYFGLGCVSTNCPTGPAEMIENNVNGYLVDVDDIPALAIQLQNLAKNDDLRRNLGLVARKSVEKYETEEIVAKWKNLIERLLNQTN; encoded by the coding sequence ATGAATAAAAAAAAGATAGCGTTCATAACTCACGGGATGCAGTCCGGCGGCTCTGAACGCGTTATAAGTATTCTAAGCAATTCTCTTAGCAAATACTTTGAGGTATTTATCATTATAATGATAGATTCTCCCAGCTTCTATGAATTAAGGCCTGAAGTTACTCTCTTACACTGTAAAGAAGGACCAAAACCGTCGAAAGGAATTTTCGAGGCCTTGAAGTCCAATTTCAACACCTATAAAGCGATACTAAAGTATTTAAGGGATGAAAAAATCGATTTAGCTATAGGCTTTTTAACCACCAATAACATTTTGACCACTCTGGCGGCGAAACGGTTGGAAAAACCGGTCATCATAAGCGAGCGTAATAATCCATTAGCTCAAACTGCTACTATTGGTTTTTTTTGGAAGACCCTAAGACGGTTGCTCTATCCTAGGGCCGATGTATTAACCGTACAAACCTCTCGTGTAAAGGCATTTTATACCTCGTTTGTTAAAGAACAAAAATTAGTGACCATTCCAAATCCTATCAATCCCGAATTCGACAGAACGATAAGCGTTAAAAAAAAGAACGTTATACTAAATGTTGGCAGTCTCGAAAATCAAAAAGGCCAAGATATTTTGATTCGCGCATTTTACGAAGCTCAACTACAAAACTGGCAATTGCATATTGTGGGTGAAGGTAGCCAAAGAGATAAACTTACCGAACTGATTAAGAAACTGAATCTACAGGAAAGCGTCTTTCTATTGGGCAAAAAATCCAACATCGCCGAATATTATTCCTCCAGTAAAATATTTGCGTTTTCCTCACGCTACGAAGGTTTCCCTAATGCTTTGCTCGAAGCCATGTATTTCGGTCTAGGCTGTGTTTCTACTAACTGTCCTACCGGACCTGCCGAGATGATTGAAAATAATGTTAATGGCTATTTAGTAGATGTAGATGACATCCCTGCATTGGCAATTCAACTGCAAAACTTAGCCAAGAATGACGATTTGCGCCGCAACTTGGGCCTTGTGGCCCGCAAATCGGTAGAGAAATATGAAACCGAAGAGATTGTAGCAAAGTGGAAAAATCTAATTGAGCGCTTGTTAAATCAAACAAATTAA
- the cysC gene encoding adenylyl-sulfate kinase: MNKNITAQEFKIGKDLRQKANGHSSFLVFFTGLSGSGKSTIANALEQKLYDENIKTYVLDGDNVRKGINKNLSFSEEDRSENIRRIGEISKLFVDAGLVVLAAFIAPYEKDRKFIERIIGKKNYVEVYVGTSLEECERRDVKGLYKKARKGEIKNMTGISAPYEKPKAPTVKIDQDQSVQEAVNLIFAEIKNKLSLK; the protein is encoded by the coding sequence ATGAATAAGAATATTACGGCCCAAGAATTTAAGATAGGAAAAGACCTTCGACAGAAAGCTAATGGCCATAGTTCATTTCTTGTGTTTTTCACAGGGCTATCGGGATCTGGAAAATCGACCATTGCAAACGCCCTCGAACAGAAACTATACGATGAGAACATAAAGACATACGTACTCGACGGTGACAATGTGAGAAAGGGCATCAACAAAAATCTAAGCTTTAGCGAAGAAGATCGGTCAGAAAACATCCGAAGAATTGGGGAAATCTCAAAATTGTTCGTTGATGCGGGCCTTGTGGTTTTAGCGGCCTTTATAGCCCCCTATGAAAAGGACAGAAAGTTTATTGAGAGGATTATCGGCAAGAAAAACTATGTGGAAGTTTACGTCGGCACGAGTTTGGAGGAGTGCGAACGGCGGGATGTCAAAGGGCTATACAAAAAAGCAAGAAAAGGGGAAATTAAGAATATGACAGGTATTTCCGCCCCATACGAAAAACCAAAAGCACCAACCGTTAAGATTGATCAAGATCAGTCGGTCCAAGAGGCCGTGAACCTTATATTTGCAGAAATTAAAAACAAACTAAGCCTAAAATAG
- a CDS encoding right-handed parallel beta-helix repeat-containing protein translates to MKISNSKIVQSMVSLYVLVLLLSCSKDSDLLADYMLSNVEEARLRADLAIDDNFLIGNQKSIVLNVLANDKFNDPDKVKITKISQPSNGNVVIHNDKTLIYYPNPEDSEDRDNATGGENQQSTAEEKKNEEATDPNFQSDSQETVPEHSTETPEAEETEPANLKEEETKPESPTNSAEEASPEAASEVSEMEVTQQTSLEKEEFKEPTPTAAVEETSQDTFQETKEENELKSKKDDQKKPVSEDFTYTVEITDDENKKTEQKATVTITQESTNEGGKDKVQNVPAYDYPPDAVYASSFGFQAGDATEAFKAAINSGSRYVVIDKQSSDWVIRTTRFFDLENMTIVFEPGVTLRAKSGAFLEGNRLFKLTRAKNVTIEGTGATFKMNKEEYTSGEQRHALEIDKCSDITVRGLTIRGSGGAGIVITGDRNTAYSQNITVENVKSFNNRRDGITIVSAQNVWVRNSEFSGSSGTKPEAGVVLEADSPGERLVNINFTNCKFSGNNSAGIHFSTARMDSGTRPVSINIVDCEFSNNAVSPFRAVPATEIYIGGGKGPNAVGGEIRFERNHFNGSPGRILFTRKAANGFKVIFKDCLARNVVSSTTAAPISLEANGDRNTVGGISFSNFYIEYNQNVPFMHINAPSRGGTFNVKDVSGSFTIKEPNNGPLKYSGGYQPDKNINVSINYKHI, encoded by the coding sequence ATGAAAATTTCTAATTCAAAAATCGTTCAGTCGATGGTATCTCTCTATGTCTTAGTTTTACTATTATCTTGTAGTAAGGATTCCGACCTATTGGCTGATTATATGTTATCGAATGTTGAGGAAGCTCGGCTTAGAGCAGACTTGGCTATTGACGACAATTTTCTCATCGGAAATCAAAAAAGTATTGTACTTAACGTTTTGGCCAATGATAAATTTAACGATCCCGATAAAGTCAAAATCACCAAAATTTCCCAACCCAGTAATGGGAATGTTGTAATTCATAATGATAAAACTCTGATTTATTATCCTAATCCAGAAGATTCAGAAGATCGGGATAACGCAACCGGTGGGGAAAACCAACAATCAACTGCGGAAGAAAAGAAAAATGAGGAAGCTACAGATCCTAATTTCCAGTCAGATAGTCAGGAAACGGTACCCGAGCACTCAACCGAAACTCCAGAAGCAGAAGAAACGGAACCGGCAAACCTGAAAGAGGAAGAAACAAAACCGGAGTCACCAACCAATAGCGCTGAAGAAGCTTCTCCAGAAGCAGCTTCGGAAGTCTCCGAAATGGAAGTAACCCAACAAACTTCTCTAGAAAAGGAGGAATTTAAGGAACCAACCCCGACCGCCGCAGTAGAGGAAACTTCTCAGGACACATTCCAAGAAACAAAAGAGGAAAACGAACTCAAATCGAAAAAAGACGACCAGAAGAAACCAGTAAGTGAAGATTTTACCTATACTGTCGAAATAACTGACGATGAAAACAAAAAGACAGAGCAAAAAGCCACGGTGACAATCACCCAGGAAAGCACGAACGAAGGTGGGAAGGATAAAGTCCAAAACGTACCTGCTTACGACTATCCTCCCGATGCCGTATATGCTTCCTCCTTCGGGTTCCAGGCCGGCGATGCAACCGAAGCGTTTAAGGCGGCCATTAACTCGGGCAGTCGCTATGTAGTGATTGATAAACAGAGCAGTGATTGGGTAATCAGGACCACGCGGTTTTTTGACCTGGAAAATATGACCATCGTCTTCGAGCCGGGCGTAACCCTGCGAGCCAAGTCCGGCGCGTTTTTAGAGGGTAACAGACTCTTTAAATTAACCCGTGCTAAAAACGTTACCATCGAGGGTACCGGAGCTACCTTCAAAATGAACAAAGAGGAATACACAAGTGGGGAGCAGCGGCATGCACTCGAAATCGACAAATGCAGTGATATAACTGTACGCGGGCTAACTATAAGAGGCAGTGGAGGGGCAGGCATTGTAATTACAGGGGACCGTAATACCGCTTACTCGCAAAATATCACAGTTGAAAATGTCAAATCTTTCAACAATCGTCGGGATGGAATCACGATTGTAAGTGCACAGAATGTATGGGTCCGAAATTCCGAATTTTCGGGGTCTAGCGGTACAAAACCTGAAGCTGGAGTCGTTTTGGAAGCTGACAGCCCGGGAGAAAGATTAGTCAACATCAATTTCACCAACTGCAAATTTTCTGGTAATAACAGTGCCGGCATTCATTTTTCAACTGCCAGAATGGATAGTGGAACACGGCCCGTGTCAATAAACATAGTGGACTGTGAGTTCAGCAACAATGCCGTATCGCCGTTCCGCGCTGTCCCAGCTACCGAAATTTATATTGGGGGCGGTAAAGGTCCCAATGCGGTAGGTGGTGAAATTCGATTTGAACGCAACCATTTTAACGGTAGTCCAGGGAGAATCTTATTTACCCGCAAAGCGGCAAACGGTTTCAAGGTGATATTTAAGGATTGTCTGGCAAGGAATGTAGTTTCGTCCACAACAGCAGCTCCAATTAGCTTAGAAGCCAATGGTGATCGAAACACTGTAGGAGGGATTAGTTTCAGTAACTTTTACATTGAGTATAATCAAAATGTGCCCTTCATGCACATCAATGCCCCTAGTAGGGGCGGAACCTTCAATGTAAAAGATGTAAGCGGCAGCTTCACCATAAAGGAGCCGAACAACGGGCCTCTAAAATACTCTGGAGGTTATCAACCTGATAAAAATATCAACGTCTCAATCAATTATAAACATATCTAA
- the cysD gene encoding sulfate adenylyltransferase subunit CysD, which yields MSQYFLNYLDELESEAIYVLREVQAQFQNPVILFSGGKDSIVVSHLAKKAFYPGKIPFAFMHVDTGHNFPETIKFRDDLIESLDARLIVGSVQKAIDDGRVAEEKGKNATRNALQITTLLDAITDNKIDCAIGGGRRDEEKARAKERFFSHRDDFGQWDPRNQRPELWNLFNGKYFEGEHFRVFPISNWTEMDVWNYIKREQIEVPSLYLAHNREVVWRNDSWIPNSEYLILDENEKIETKKVRFRTLGDITITGGIESDADTLEKVVMEVSAMKQTERGNRTDDKRSETAMEDRKKQGYF from the coding sequence ATGAGTCAGTATTTTTTGAATTATTTGGATGAGTTAGAGTCGGAGGCGATTTACGTTCTTCGTGAGGTGCAAGCCCAATTTCAAAATCCGGTTATACTTTTTTCCGGAGGTAAAGACTCCATCGTAGTTTCACATTTGGCAAAAAAGGCATTTTATCCCGGTAAAATCCCTTTTGCCTTTATGCATGTCGATACGGGCCACAATTTTCCGGAAACAATCAAGTTCAGGGATGACCTCATTGAATCCCTGGACGCGAGACTCATAGTTGGCTCGGTTCAGAAGGCAATCGATGATGGTCGTGTCGCGGAAGAAAAAGGTAAGAATGCCACGAGAAATGCGCTACAGATAACTACTTTGCTCGATGCCATTACCGATAATAAAATTGATTGCGCAATAGGTGGGGGAAGAAGGGATGAGGAGAAAGCAAGGGCAAAAGAACGCTTTTTTTCCCATCGTGATGATTTCGGACAATGGGATCCCAGAAATCAACGGCCAGAACTTTGGAATCTTTTTAACGGTAAATATTTCGAGGGTGAACACTTTAGGGTCTTTCCCATTAGCAATTGGACGGAAATGGACGTTTGGAATTATATAAAAAGGGAACAAATTGAAGTTCCGTCCCTTTACCTCGCACATAATCGGGAGGTAGTATGGAGAAACGATTCCTGGATTCCCAATTCCGAGTATTTAATACTTGATGAAAACGAAAAAATTGAAACAAAAAAGGTAAGATTTAGAACCTTGGGTGACATCACCATTACTGGCGGTATAGAATCGGACGCCGATACCTTGGAAAAGGTGGTTATGGAAGTTTCTGCCATGAAGCAGACTGAACGCGGAAACCGTACGGATGACAAGCGTTCGGAAACCGCTATGGAAGATCGAAAAAAACAAGGTTATTTTTAA
- a CDS encoding sulfotransferase, whose amino-acid sequence MKQKIKLILLIGSGRSGSTLMDMLVNENPNIMGVGEISNWNNKVFNEYCACGDIVKSCPFWSEVIRKVGWSEKDFQKYKEYQYEFNAPKRDSVFKIKDYTEKSGFNDFISKSNEIFNAISEVSNKQILFDSSKSPQRAFNLSKSDLFDVKFIYLMRDPRGVVWSFKKSFKKNQKAGLQKDMKGTSLQKALYSWLAVNSRAFSALKSTSFPSLFVKYENFCANPNQEINRILEFVLGEKPKTEINLSESMQTESHVIAGNRLRMNKDIIIKPDFAWKKNLNFFQKAFIYSLTFPLLNKFKSSPSAR is encoded by the coding sequence ATGAAACAAAAAATAAAACTGATTCTTTTAATCGGCAGCGGTCGAAGTGGTTCAACCCTTATGGACATGTTGGTAAATGAGAATCCAAATATTATGGGTGTTGGCGAAATAAGCAATTGGAACAATAAGGTTTTCAACGAATACTGTGCCTGTGGTGACATCGTTAAATCTTGTCCGTTTTGGTCAGAAGTAATAAGAAAAGTTGGGTGGAGTGAAAAGGATTTTCAAAAATATAAAGAATACCAATACGAATTCAATGCGCCAAAGAGGGATTCTGTTTTCAAGATAAAAGATTATACAGAGAAATCTGGATTCAATGACTTTATCTCAAAAAGTAATGAAATTTTTAATGCTATTTCGGAGGTAAGCAATAAGCAAATATTATTCGATTCTTCAAAATCACCACAAAGAGCCTTCAATTTAAGCAAAAGCGATTTATTTGACGTTAAGTTCATCTATTTAATGAGGGATCCCAGGGGCGTAGTATGGTCATTTAAAAAAAGTTTCAAAAAAAATCAGAAAGCCGGATTACAGAAGGACATGAAAGGTACCTCACTACAGAAAGCCTTATACTCGTGGCTGGCCGTAAACTCGCGAGCATTTTCTGCCCTAAAATCTACTAGCTTTCCATCTCTTTTTGTTAAGTACGAGAATTTTTGCGCAAATCCCAATCAGGAAATCAATAGAATTCTTGAATTTGTTCTAGGAGAAAAGCCCAAAACCGAGATTAATCTGAGTGAATCAATGCAAACTGAAAGTCATGTAATAGCAGGAAACCGATTACGGATGAACAAGGACATCATTATAAAACCGGATTTTGCTTGGAAAAAGAATTTAAATTTCTTTCAAAAAGCATTCATTTATTCTTTAACATTTCCACTGCTTAATAAATTTAAGTCTTCTCCCTCAGCTCGTTAA
- the cysQ gene encoding 3'(2'),5'-bisphosphate nucleotidase CysQ produces MVTPTETLKIAINAAINAGKAILEVYEKPDFKSEFKQDNSPLTEADKAANEVINTYLANTAYPIISEENKNEDYKIRKNWDYCWIVDPLDGTKEFIKRNGEFTVNIALAKNGVPILGVIYVPVSRELYYANVRKKDAFKAILNEEHEMVNDLFDVSDSIYPANTNRSIVRVVGSRSHMNQKTLDFISELEDKYENVEIVSKGSSLKFCLVAEGKADIYPRFAPTMEWDTAAGQAICNAVGVKVIEQDGKNALHYNKEDLLNPFFMVSH; encoded by the coding sequence ATGGTCACACCAACTGAAACCCTGAAGATTGCAATTAATGCCGCTATCAACGCAGGCAAGGCTATTCTTGAAGTCTATGAAAAGCCCGATTTTAAATCCGAATTCAAACAGGATAACTCTCCCCTTACAGAAGCTGATAAGGCCGCTAACGAGGTCATCAATACTTATTTAGCCAATACAGCTTATCCGATTATTAGCGAGGAGAACAAAAATGAAGATTATAAAATTCGTAAGAATTGGGATTACTGCTGGATCGTAGATCCTCTTGATGGCACCAAGGAATTTATAAAGCGCAATGGGGAATTCACGGTAAATATTGCCTTAGCCAAAAATGGCGTTCCCATCTTAGGTGTCATTTACGTGCCCGTATCACGGGAGCTGTATTACGCAAATGTCCGCAAAAAAGATGCGTTTAAAGCTATTTTGAACGAAGAACATGAGATGGTTAACGATCTATTTGATGTTTCTGATTCTATCTATCCTGCAAATACCAATAGAAGTATCGTACGGGTGGTGGGAAGTAGATCTCATATGAATCAGAAGACTTTGGACTTTATCTCGGAATTGGAAGACAAATACGAAAACGTAGAAATAGTTTCGAAGGGCAGTTCGTTAAAATTCTGCTTGGTTGCGGAAGGCAAAGCCGATATTTACCCGAGATTTGCGCCCACAATGGAATGGGACACGGCGGCTGGCCAGGCCATTTGCAATGCAGTCGGCGTTAAGGTCATCGAACAGGATGGAAAAAATGCATTGCATTATAACAAGGAAGACTTGCTTAATCCTTTTTTTATGGTAAGCCATTGA
- a CDS encoding sulfotransferase family protein yields the protein MKKYAKLERPIIFIGTGRSGTTIISEIFDRHPDLAFPSNYQDRYPKHSKVNLIRSLFDNPLWRTFGQKPQLNKLSSGNRYILKPVEAYNMWNYLTGDDLDFSRDFLFEKYPSEDRIDFIRSYFNKMVLYQNKKRLTFKITGPSRISYLTKIFPDAIFINLKRNLIPTINSFLKVDFWQTRGANQLWWTGAYSEDEKKWAIKNSDNPTLLTAFQIKKIIQITEVEVNRYQPKYLEVYYEDFVADPEKELNRIINFTDLPPFEIANQLRSVKIHNRNKKDTDYFEQDELNKIYQIIK from the coding sequence ATGAAGAAATACGCAAAACTAGAACGACCAATCATCTTCATCGGAACGGGAAGATCCGGCACAACTATAATCTCAGAAATTTTCGATAGACATCCGGATTTGGCTTTTCCAAGCAATTATCAGGACAGATACCCTAAGCATTCAAAAGTGAACTTGATACGATCTTTATTTGATAATCCGTTGTGGAGAACATTTGGTCAGAAACCGCAATTAAACAAGCTATCCTCCGGCAATAGATACATTTTAAAACCGGTAGAAGCATACAATATGTGGAACTATTTGACTGGAGATGATTTGGACTTTTCTCGGGATTTTCTTTTTGAAAAATATCCAAGTGAGGATAGAATCGATTTTATCCGGTCATATTTCAACAAAATGGTGCTCTACCAAAATAAAAAGAGGCTGACCTTTAAAATTACCGGACCGTCAAGAATATCCTACCTGACAAAAATTTTTCCAGATGCGATTTTTATTAACCTAAAAAGAAATTTGATACCCACTATCAATTCATTTCTTAAAGTGGACTTTTGGCAAACACGAGGAGCCAATCAATTATGGTGGACTGGTGCCTACAGTGAAGATGAGAAAAAGTGGGCTATAAAAAACTCAGATAATCCAACGCTATTAACGGCTTTTCAAATAAAGAAAATTATCCAAATAACCGAAGTGGAGGTGAATAGGTATCAACCAAAATATCTAGAAGTTTATTATGAGGATTTTGTTGCGGACCCCGAAAAAGAATTGAACCGCATTATAAACTTTACCGACCTACCACCTTTTGAAATAGCCAATCAACTTAGATCGGTCAAAATACATAACCGAAATAAAAAGGATACCGATTATTTCGAACAGGATGAGTTAAACAAAATTTACCAAATTATCAAATAA
- a CDS encoding glycosyltransferase, with product MRILQIISALTNGGAEKLVVETTKKFIEKNHKVDILLFKSIDSVLEREILKMDTVNVHFLSENTNIYHPAHIFKIKRHLSKYWYDVIHVHLFPAFYWSALAVDKNFRGKLVHTEHSTNNRRMGNWIYKLIDNSIYKKYDCHIAISDAVRKSLNDHLGSKKIKVVNIYNGVNLEAIDSAKPLDKKQFGLKESDKILIQVSSFKKPKDQPTLIKALNLLNTNVHLLLAGTGTLKSYCVSLAKELGVEHRVHFLGLRTDVPRLLKTADIVVLSSHYEGLSLASVEGLASGRPFIASDVPGLTEVVEGAGLLFPKNDSVKLAEIIANLLADKNYYDKTVRDCINRSKKYSIDLMVNKYIELYEA from the coding sequence ATGCGCATACTTCAAATTATAAGTGCCCTCACCAATGGAGGAGCAGAAAAATTAGTAGTAGAAACCACCAAGAAGTTCATCGAAAAAAATCATAAAGTTGATATACTATTATTTAAATCTATTGATTCGGTGTTAGAACGGGAGATTCTTAAGATGGATACAGTAAACGTCCATTTCTTAAGCGAGAATACGAACATTTACCATCCGGCCCATATATTTAAAATTAAAAGGCACCTCTCAAAATATTGGTATGACGTAATTCATGTCCATTTGTTCCCTGCTTTTTATTGGTCTGCCTTGGCTGTGGACAAGAACTTTCGGGGCAAATTGGTCCACACCGAGCACAGTACAAACAATCGAAGAATGGGCAATTGGATTTATAAATTAATAGATAACTCCATTTATAAAAAGTACGACTGCCATATCGCCATTTCCGATGCTGTGCGAAAAAGCTTAAATGACCATTTAGGTTCCAAGAAAATTAAAGTAGTCAACATCTACAATGGAGTAAATCTTGAAGCTATCGATTCGGCGAAACCACTGGACAAAAAACAGTTTGGTCTTAAAGAGAGTGACAAAATACTTATCCAGGTATCCTCCTTCAAAAAACCGAAAGATCAGCCAACTTTAATAAAAGCTCTTAATCTCTTAAACACCAATGTTCACCTTTTACTTGCAGGAACAGGAACTTTAAAATCATATTGTGTCAGTCTGGCCAAGGAACTCGGTGTTGAGCACCGGGTTCATTTTCTGGGATTGCGAACAGATGTACCGCGACTTTTGAAAACCGCCGACATTGTTGTGTTATCCTCGCATTACGAAGGACTTTCACTGGCCAGCGTTGAAGGATTGGCTTCGGGGAGACCGTTTATTGCCTCTGATGTGCCCGGTTTAACCGAAGTGGTCGAAGGAGCGGGTTTACTCTTCCCTAAAAATGATTCGGTAAAATTAGCAGAGATTATTGCCAACCTGTTAGCCGACAAAAACTACTATGATAAGACTGTACGGGATTGTATCAACCGCTCCAAAAAATATAGCATAGATTTGATGGTTAACAAATATATTGAATTATACGAAGCTTGA
- a CDS encoding transposase, protein MSRRKHTSKFKFKVVLEALSERQTIQELGRKHKLHPAQITNWKTQFLKNGEEVFSKKAKSAKTEAEEKEERLLKTIGQLKVENDFLKTASS, encoded by the coding sequence ATGAGTAGAAGGAAACACACATCGAAGTTCAAGTTCAAGGTCGTTCTGGAGGCACTATCGGAACGTCAAACGATCCAGGAACTGGGCAGGAAGCACAAGCTCCACCCCGCCCAGATCACCAACTGGAAGACGCAGTTCCTCAAGAACGGCGAGGAGGTCTTCTCCAAGAAGGCCAAGAGCGCCAAGACCGAGGCCGAGGAGAAGGAGGAACGGTTGCTCAAGACCATCGGGCAGCTCAAGGTCGAGAACGATTTTTTAAAGACGGCCTCGTCATGA
- a CDS encoding sulfate adenylyltransferase subunit 1 — MKIDNNQLLRFTTAGSVDDGKSTLIGRLLFDSKSIFEDQIKAVENTSSKKGYEGIDLALFTDGLRDEREQGITIDVAYRYFTTPKRKFIIADTPGHIQYTRNMVTGASTANAAIILIDARHGVIEQTKRHAFIASLLHIPHVIVCVNKMDLVDYAEETYNQITKAFEEFSSKMVIKDFRVIPISALHGDNVVNRSENMSWYLGATLLHTLETLHISSDINKVDARFPVQTVIRPQRDGFLDYRAYAGRLPSGILRTGDEVTVLPSGFTSSIKSIQGPSGKLEEAVAPMSVAIELSDDIDVGRGDMIARSNNKPEASQDIEVMLCWLDDAAAGPRTKYTIMHTSNEQTAMIKEVIYKIDINTLGRINDDNELRMNDICKVRIRTTKPLMIDSYRENRNTGSIILIDNTTNETVAAGMIVS; from the coding sequence ATGAAAATAGATAACAATCAGCTATTGCGTTTTACAACGGCAGGAAGTGTCGATGATGGTAAAAGCACCTTGATAGGAAGACTTTTATTTGATTCCAAATCAATCTTTGAAGATCAAATTAAAGCCGTCGAAAACACCAGTAGCAAAAAAGGCTACGAAGGTATTGACCTAGCGTTGTTCACCGACGGACTTCGGGATGAGCGCGAACAGGGAATTACCATTGACGTGGCGTATCGATATTTTACCACCCCAAAGCGGAAGTTTATAATCGCCGATACGCCCGGTCATATCCAATATACTCGAAACATGGTAACGGGGGCCTCGACGGCCAATGCGGCCATTATTCTTATAGATGCCAGACACGGGGTAATAGAACAGACAAAACGACACGCCTTCATCGCTTCCTTGCTACATATTCCACATGTCATTGTTTGTGTCAATAAGATGGATCTAGTGGATTATGCCGAGGAGACCTACAACCAAATAACAAAAGCGTTCGAAGAGTTTTCCTCAAAGATGGTCATCAAGGATTTTCGCGTTATCCCAATAAGTGCCTTGCATGGGGATAATGTGGTCAACCGATCGGAAAATATGTCTTGGTACCTAGGCGCAACGCTTTTGCACACTTTAGAGACCTTGCACATTAGCAGCGATATTAACAAGGTAGATGCGCGGTTCCCTGTACAAACGGTAATCCGACCACAACGCGATGGCTTCCTTGATTATCGCGCCTACGCAGGTAGGTTGCCCAGTGGTATTTTACGTACTGGCGATGAGGTGACCGTTCTACCATCTGGGTTTACCTCTAGCATAAAGTCCATTCAAGGACCTTCGGGTAAGCTTGAAGAGGCCGTAGCCCCTATGTCTGTCGCTATTGAACTGAGTGACGATATTGATGTAGGCCGTGGAGACATGATTGCAAGATCCAACAATAAGCCCGAGGCCTCCCAGGACATAGAGGTCATGCTATGTTGGTTGGATGATGCCGCTGCCGGACCGAGGACAAAATACACGATAATGCATACCTCAAATGAGCAGACTGCAATGATTAAGGAAGTTATTTATAAAATTGATATTAATACTCTTGGCCGCATCAACGATGACAACGAGTTGCGGATGAACGATATCTGTAAAGTGAGGATTAGGACAACAAAACCATTGATGATTGATTCGTACCGAGAAAATCGTAATACAGGTAGTATCATTCTTATTGATAACACTACGAATGAAACAGTTGCTGCCGGGATGATTGTATCGTAA